A window of the Gossypium arboreum isolate Shixiya-1 chromosome 2, ASM2569848v2, whole genome shotgun sequence genome harbors these coding sequences:
- the LOC108465100 gene encoding leucine-rich repeat receptor-like tyrosine-protein kinase PXC3, giving the protein MAFLYLSFLVVGILSGPVLVDAQLHDEATLLAIKKKLGGVPGWGDNSTDYCNWEGIHCGFNHSFVERLDLSRRMLRGNVTLISNLIALKHLDLSYNNFNGPIPSAFGNLSQLQYLDLSLNKFEGSIPLELASLRNLRSLNLSNNLLVGEIPQEFKVLENLQEIQISSNRLSGSIPHWVGHLTNLRVFTAYENQLGGEIPDNLGSLSEIKLLNLHSNRLDGPIPKSIFGMGKLEVLVLTQNGLSGDLPEAIGNCIGLSSIRIGNNKLVGVIPRTIGNVSSLTYFEADNNNLSGEIVSEFAQCTNLTLLNLAYNGFTGIIPPEIGQLTNLQELILSGNSLFGNIPTSILGCKNLNKLDLSNNRFSGTIPNDICNMTRLQYLLLGQNSIQGEIPHEIGDCVKLLELQLCSNYLTGSIPPEIGHIRNLQIALNLSFNHLHGQLPPELGKLDKLVSLDVSSNQISGDIPPEFKGMLSLIEVNFSNNLLAGPIPTFVPFQKSTNSSFQGNKGLCGEPLNFLCANSIGSDQVNYHHRVSHRVILAVIGSGLAVFVSVIMVVLLFMMRERQEKASKSVDIVDEATDNQPIIIAANVFVENLRQAIDLDAVIKATSKDSNKINSGTFSTIYKAVMASGLVLSVKRLKSMDRTIIHHQNKMIRELERLSKLNHDNLVRPIGFVIYEDIALLLHQYLPNGTLAELLHESSKQTEYQPDWPRRLSIAIGVAEGLAFLHHVAIIHLDISSGNVLLDADFKPLLGEIEISKLLDPSKGTASISAVAGSFGYIPPEYAYTMQVTAPGNVYSYGVVLLEILTTRIPVDDDFGEGVDLVKWVQGAPVRGETPEQILDAKLSTVSFGWRKEMLAALKVALLCTDSTPAKRPKMKKVVEMLQEIRQN; this is encoded by the exons ATGGCATTTTTATACTTGTCATTTTTGGTGGTTGGGATTCTATCAGGACCAGTTCTTGTGGATGCTCAGCTCCATGATGAAGCTACATTGTTAGCCATTAAAAAGAAGCTGGGTGGTGTACCGGGTTGGGGTGACAACAGCACGGACTACTGCAATTGGGAAGGCATTCATTGTGGCTTCAACCATTCATTTGTTGAAAGGCTTGATCTTTCTAGGCGTATGCTTAGAGGTAATGTTACTCTAATATCTAATCTTATAGCTTTAAAACACCTCGACCTTTCTTATAATAACTTCAACGGGCCAATTCCTTCAGCTTTTGGGAATTTATCCCAGCTTCAATATCTGGATTTGTCATTGAATAAGTTTGAAGGTTCTATTCCGTTGGAGTTGGCTAGTCTTAGAAACCTTAGATCATTGAACTTGTCAAACAACTTACTTGTAGGAGAGATACCTCAAGAATTCAAGGTGCTAGAAAATTTGCAGGAAATTCAGATTTCTAGCAATAGGTTGAGTGGTTCTATCCCACATTGGGTGGGCCATTTGACCAATTTGAGAGTTTTTACAGCCTATGAGAACCAATTAGGTGGTGAAATTCCTGATAATCTAGGCTCCCTTTCTGAAATCAAATTGCTGAACCTTCATTCAAACCGGCTTGATGGGCCAATACCAAAGAGCATTTTTGGTATGGGGAAGCTGGAAGTTTTGGTTCTCACCCAGAATGGACTCTCCGGTGATCTTCCCGAAGCAATTGGTAACTGCATTGGCCTCTCAAGCATCCGTATCGGGAATAACAAACTTGTTGGTGTGATTCCCAGGACAATTGGAAATGTTAGCAGCCTCACATACTTTGAAGCAGATAATAACAATCTCTCTGGTGAAATCGTCTCGGAGTTTGCTCAGTGTACTAACCTTACACTCCTAAATTTGGCCTACAATGGATTTACTGGAATAATCCCTCCGGAGATTGGACAACTTACGAATCTTCAAGAGCTCATTCTTTCTGGGAACAGTCTGTTTGGTAATATTCCAACATCAATTCTCGGGTGCAAGAATCTTAACAAGCTTGATTTAAGCAACAATAGATTTAGTGGTACCATACCCAATGATATTTGCAATATGACAAGATTGCAGTACTTGCTTTTGGGACAGAATTCTATCCAAGGGGAAATACCTCATGAGATTGGCGACTGTGTGAAACTGCTTGAATTGCAACTTTGCAGCAACTATTTAACTGGAAGTATCCCTCCTGAGATTGGCCATATTCGCAACTTGCAGATAGCTTTAAATTTGAGTTTCAATCATCTTCATGGTCAACTGCCACCGGAATTAGGGAAACTAGACAAGTTGGTTTCTCTTGATGTCTCCAGTAACCAGATTAGTGGTGATATTCCACCTGAATTTAAGGGTATGTTGAGCTTGATAGAAGTCAATTTCTCAAATAATCTGCTTGCTGGCCCGATACCGACATTTGTACCATTCCAGAAGAGTACGAACTCCAGCTTTCAAGGAAATAAAGGGCTCTGCGGGGAGCCATTGAATTTCTTATGTGCTAACTCTATTGGTTCAGACCAGGTGAACTACCACCATAGGGTTTCCCACAGGGTTATACTAGCTGTTATTGGTTCAGGTCTTGCGGTGTTTGTATCAGTCATAATGGTGGTTCTGCTCTTTATGATGAGGGAGAGACAAGAAAAGGCATCAAAAAGTGTAGACATTGTAGACGAAGCAACTGACAACCAACCAATAATAATAGCAGCGAATGTGTTTGTGGAGAATCTCAGGCAGGCAATAGATCTCGATGCTGTAATCAAAGCCACTTCAAAGGATTCAAATAAGATCAACAGTGGGACTTTCAGCACCATTTACAAGGCGGTCATGGCTTCTGGATTGGTTTTGTCAGTGAAGAGACTGAAATCAATGGACAGAaccataattcatcatcaaaataaGATGATAAGGGAGCTTGAAAGATTAAGCAAGCTCAATCATGACAATCTTGTACGACCTATTGGTTTTGTCATCTACGAAGATATTGCTCTTCTGTTGCATCAATATCTACCCAATGGCACACTAGCTGAACTTCTTCACGAGTCCTCAAAGCAGACAGAGTATCAGCCTGACTGGCCCAGAAGACTATCGATTGCTATTGGAGTAGCAGAAGGATTGGCTTTCCTTCATCATGTGGCAATTATCCACCTTGATATCTCTTCGGGTAATGTACTTCTCGATGCAGACTTTAAGCCATTGCTTGGGGAGATAGAAATATCAAAGCTCTTAGATCCATCCAAGGGCACTGCAAGTATTAGTGCTGTAGCCGGCTCCTTTGGCTATATCCCCCCAG AATATGCGTATACAATGCAAGTCACTGCACCAGGAAATGTATATAGCTATGGGGTTGTGTTGCTTGAGATCCTCACTACCCGAATACCAGTTGACGACGATTTCGGTGAAGGAGTAGACTTGGTGAAATGGGTTCAAGGAGCTCCGGTGAGAGGGGAAACCCCTGAGCAGATACTTGATGCAAAGCTAAGCACTGTTTCATTTGGTTGGAGGAAAGAAATGCTTGCAGCTTTGAAGGTGGCTTTGCTATGCACGGACAGCACACCTGCCAAACGACCAAAGATGAAGAAGGTAGTGGAAATGCTGCAAGAAATAAGGCAAAACTGA